In Bos mutus isolate GX-2022 chromosome 2, NWIPB_WYAK_1.1, whole genome shotgun sequence, one DNA window encodes the following:
- the HAT1 gene encoding histone acetyltransferase type B catalytic subunit isoform X2, with translation MEKFLVEYKSAVEKKLAEYKCNTNTAIELKLVRFPEDLENDIRTFFPEYTHQLFGDDETAFGYKGLKILLYYIAGSLSTMFRVEYASKVDENFDCVEADDVEGKIRQIIPPGFCTNTNDFLSLLEKEADFKPFGTLLHTYSVLSPTGGENFTFQIYKADMTCRGFREYHERLQTFLMWFIETASFIDVDDERWHYFLVFEKYNKDGATLFATVGYMTVYNYYVYPDKTRPRVSQMLILTPFQGQGHGAQLLETVHRYYIASPSVLDITAEDPSKSYVKLRDFVLVKFCQDLPCFSREKLMQGFSEDMAIEAQQKFKINKQHARRVYEILRLLVTDMSDAEQYRSYRLDIKRRLISPYKKKQRDLAKMRKCLRPEELTNQMNQIEISMQHEQLEESFQELVEDYRRVIERLAQE, from the exons TTCGTTTTCCTGAAGATCTTGAGAATGACATTAGAACTTTCTTTCCTGAGTATACCCATCAACTCTTTGGGGATGA TGAAACTGCTTTTGGTTACAAGGGTCTGAAGATCTTGTTATATTATATTGCTGGTAGCCTATCAACAATGTTCCGTGTTGAATATGCATCTAAAGTTGATGAGAACTTTGACTGTGTAGAg GCAGATGATGTTGAGGGGAAAATTAGACAAATCATTCCACCTGGATTTTGCACAAACACAAATGATTTTCTTTCGTTGCTGGAAAAAGAAGCTGATTTCAAGCCATTTGGAACCTTACTTCACACATACTCTGTTCTCAGTCCAACAGGAGGAGAAAACTTTACCTTTCAGATTTATAAG GCTGACATGACATGTAGAGGCTTTCGAGAATATCATGAAAGGCTTCAGACCTTTTTGATGTGGTTTATTGAAACTGCTAGCTTTATTGACGTGGATGATGAAAGATGGCACTACTTTCTAGT ATTTGAGAAGTATAATAAGGATGGAGCTACACTCTTTGCGACCGTAGGCTACATGACAGTCTATAATTACTATGTGTACCCAGACAAAACCCGGCCACGTGTAAG TCAAATGCTGATATTGACTCCATTTCAAGGTCAAGGCCATGGTGCTCAACTTCTTGAAACAGTTCATAGATACTACATTGCATCTCCTTCTGTTCTTGATATTACAG cGGAAGATCCATCCAAAAGCTATGTGAAATTGAGAGACTTTGTGCTTGTGAAGTTTTGTCAAGATTTGCCCTGTTTTTCCCGGGAAAAGTTAATGCAAGGATTCAGTGAAGATATGGCAATAGAGGCTCAACAGAAGTTCAAAATAAATAAG CAACATGCTAGACGGGTTTATGAAATTCTTCGACTACTGGTAACTGACATGAGTGATGCTGAACAATACAGAAGCTATAGACTGGATATTAAAAGAAGACTAATTAGCCCATATAAG AAAAAACAGAGAGATCTtgctaaaatgagaaaatgtctCAGACCGGAAGAACTGACAAACCAGATGAACCAGATAGAAATAAGCATGCAACATGAACAGCTGGAAGAAAGCTTTCAGGAACTCGTGGAAGATTATCGACGTGTCATTGAACGCCTCGCTCAAGAGTAG
- the HAT1 gene encoding histone acetyltransferase type B catalytic subunit isoform X1, with protein MAGFGAMEKFLVEYKSAVEKKLAEYKCNTNTAIELKLVRFPEDLENDIRTFFPEYTHQLFGDDETAFGYKGLKILLYYIAGSLSTMFRVEYASKVDENFDCVEADDVEGKIRQIIPPGFCTNTNDFLSLLEKEADFKPFGTLLHTYSVLSPTGGENFTFQIYKADMTCRGFREYHERLQTFLMWFIETASFIDVDDERWHYFLVFEKYNKDGATLFATVGYMTVYNYYVYPDKTRPRVSQMLILTPFQGQGHGAQLLETVHRYYIASPSVLDITAEDPSKSYVKLRDFVLVKFCQDLPCFSREKLMQGFSEDMAIEAQQKFKINKQHARRVYEILRLLVTDMSDAEQYRSYRLDIKRRLISPYKKKQRDLAKMRKCLRPEELTNQMNQIEISMQHEQLEESFQELVEDYRRVIERLAQE; from the exons TTCGTTTTCCTGAAGATCTTGAGAATGACATTAGAACTTTCTTTCCTGAGTATACCCATCAACTCTTTGGGGATGA TGAAACTGCTTTTGGTTACAAGGGTCTGAAGATCTTGTTATATTATATTGCTGGTAGCCTATCAACAATGTTCCGTGTTGAATATGCATCTAAAGTTGATGAGAACTTTGACTGTGTAGAg GCAGATGATGTTGAGGGGAAAATTAGACAAATCATTCCACCTGGATTTTGCACAAACACAAATGATTTTCTTTCGTTGCTGGAAAAAGAAGCTGATTTCAAGCCATTTGGAACCTTACTTCACACATACTCTGTTCTCAGTCCAACAGGAGGAGAAAACTTTACCTTTCAGATTTATAAG GCTGACATGACATGTAGAGGCTTTCGAGAATATCATGAAAGGCTTCAGACCTTTTTGATGTGGTTTATTGAAACTGCTAGCTTTATTGACGTGGATGATGAAAGATGGCACTACTTTCTAGT ATTTGAGAAGTATAATAAGGATGGAGCTACACTCTTTGCGACCGTAGGCTACATGACAGTCTATAATTACTATGTGTACCCAGACAAAACCCGGCCACGTGTAAG TCAAATGCTGATATTGACTCCATTTCAAGGTCAAGGCCATGGTGCTCAACTTCTTGAAACAGTTCATAGATACTACATTGCATCTCCTTCTGTTCTTGATATTACAG cGGAAGATCCATCCAAAAGCTATGTGAAATTGAGAGACTTTGTGCTTGTGAAGTTTTGTCAAGATTTGCCCTGTTTTTCCCGGGAAAAGTTAATGCAAGGATTCAGTGAAGATATGGCAATAGAGGCTCAACAGAAGTTCAAAATAAATAAG CAACATGCTAGACGGGTTTATGAAATTCTTCGACTACTGGTAACTGACATGAGTGATGCTGAACAATACAGAAGCTATAGACTGGATATTAAAAGAAGACTAATTAGCCCATATAAG AAAAAACAGAGAGATCTtgctaaaatgagaaaatgtctCAGACCGGAAGAACTGACAAACCAGATGAACCAGATAGAAATAAGCATGCAACATGAACAGCTGGAAGAAAGCTTTCAGGAACTCGTGGAAGATTATCGACGTGTCATTGAACGCCTCGCTCAAGAGTAG